Proteins from a single region of Oscillospiraceae bacterium:
- a CDS encoding GGDEF domain-containing protein gives MPTVLNIVAVVLSPLFGLIFYVDISNHYERGSIFALFVAVYIINIIILVIGTLRMCRKFLYPIKSKIIALSLFTVAGTCIQLLVPSVYTSWHCVTLSLFLYYILLSEFDGSFDTLTNLYNRAAFENAVKKLKGRKMFCIVVMDIDDFKKLNDTFGHDYGDIVLKRVAEIIQNSFDNECTCYRIGGDEFCIVCRDAKRKTVEKQLKCLTDNLTRERANDRRLPTVAYGYSFFQSGKNSDFLKQLKEADDQMYRFKQLRKNNSLPTDIQPGDQ, from the coding sequence TTATCCCCATTGTTCGGATTGATCTTTTATGTCGATATCAGCAATCACTACGAAAGGGGAAGCATTTTCGCGCTTTTTGTTGCGGTTTATATCATCAACATCATTATCCTGGTGATCGGCACTTTGCGCATGTGCCGAAAGTTTTTATATCCGATTAAAAGTAAAATTATCGCCTTGTCTCTGTTTACTGTTGCCGGTACCTGTATTCAGCTTTTGGTTCCGTCGGTTTATACCTCGTGGCATTGCGTAACGCTGTCATTGTTTTTGTATTATATTTTACTTTCCGAATTTGACGGCAGTTTTGATACACTGACGAATCTGTACAACAGGGCAGCATTTGAGAACGCCGTTAAAAAGCTGAAAGGCCGTAAGATGTTTTGCATTGTCGTTATGGACATCGACGATTTTAAAAAACTCAACGACACTTTCGGGCACGATTACGGAGATATTGTTTTAAAAAGAGTGGCGGAGATTATACAAAACTCGTTTGACAATGAATGTACCTGTTATCGAATTGGCGGAGATGAATTTTGTATTGTCTGCAGAGATGCAAAACGAAAAACGGTTGAAAAACAGCTGAAATGCCTCACAGACAACCTTACCCGGGAACGCGCGAACGACCGCCGTTTACCAACCGTCGCATATGGTTACAGTTTTTTTCAAAGCGGTAAAAATTCGGATTTTCTAAAGCAGTTGAAGGAAGCTGACGATCAGATGTACCGGTTTAAACAACTTCGAAAAAATAATTCCTTACCGACCGACATTCAACCCGGTGATCAATAA